The genomic segment AGGTAATAGGGAAGTTTTCCGCCGCCCAGCTTTGACGAAGCGCCGATGACCGCTATGCTTTTCGGATAGAACAGTTTTTCAAGATCCACGAGATGACTCCCTTTCGTGTAAGGTGGCCTTCATCTATTATGGATAGGCATTTCAGTCAATAAAAAATGATGCCGTCATGGAACATAACAACGGTCGCATTGCGGGGGGTGCATATGCCGGTGGAACCGCAGCAGGTTCGCGGATCGAAATTTTTCATGTTGACAAATCAAGACTTTCCTACCATAAACTGCACTCGGTGGGGTGCCCGCGATTCAGGAATGATTCGGAAAGATACAGGGATGCGAAAGGAGCGTTGAATGGGCGTTGCTCGGGCCGACACACATGAAAAGGACGTTTTTGAAAGGATCTTTCATCCTGAACGGATCGCGATCGTCGGGGTGTCTGCGAACGGTGCGGGCTTCGGGGGCTGGATGATGGGCTCGTTGCTCGAGATGGGGTACGCGGGAACGATATACCCCGTGAATCCACGGGGCGGGATGGTCCGGGGCATGAAGATATATCCCCGTATCGAAGATATTCCCGAGGATATCGATTTCGTCATTATTGCCGTTCCCGCCGAACAGGTGCCAGAGACGCTCGATGCGGCCCTGCGGAAGGGGGCGGCCGGGGCGGAAATCCTTTCCGCCGGGTTCAGGGAAACGGGAACGGACGGCGGCATGGCCCTGGAAAAGGCGGTTGTTGAACGGGCGAAGCAGGGAATCCGGGTGATTGGTCCCAACTGTTTCGGCGTGTACTGTCCCGGCAGCGGGCTGACACTGATGCCCGGTCCGGACCTGTCCCGGGAAAGCGGTCCCGTGGCCTTCCTTTCCCAGAGCGGCGGGATGTCGATAGACTTCGCGCACATGGGCCGGTGGATGGGTGTCCGTTTCAGCAAGGTCATCAGCTTCGGGAACGGAGCCGACCTGAGGGAAACGGAACTGCTCCGGTACCTCGGAGATGACCCGGAAACGGGCGTGGTCGCCATGTACGTCGAAGGCGTTCAGGAGGGGCGGCTGTTCTTTGACGTACTCAGAGAGGTGGGTGAGAAGAAACCCGTGGTCATTTACAAGGGCGGTCTTTCAGATGCCGGAAATAGGGCGGTCCTGAGCCATACGGCCTCCCTGGGGGGGAGCGGTGTCATCTGGAAGTCCCTCATGCGGCAGTGCAACGTGGTTCCCGTCGTGGACCTGATGGAGATGGCAGAAACGACACTGGCCCTGTCAAGACTTCCAGGCCAGGTATACCGGGGTATAGTGGTTACCGGCGGCGGAGGCGCCCTGGGGGTG from the Deltaproteobacteria bacterium genome contains:
- a CDS encoding CoA-binding protein, which codes for MGVARADTHEKDVFERIFHPERIAIVGVSANGAGFGGWMMGSLLEMGYAGTIYPVNPRGGMVRGMKIYPRIEDIPEDIDFVIIAVPAEQVPETLDAALRKGAAGAEILSAGFRETGTDGGMALEKAVVERAKQGIRVIGPNCFGVYCPGSGLTLMPGPDLSRESGPVAFLSQSGGMSIDFAHMGRWMGVRFSKVISFGNGADLRETELLRYLGDDPETGVVAMYVEGVQEGRLFFDVLREVGEKKPVVIYKGGLSDAGNRAVLSHTASLGGSGVIWKSLMRQCNVVPVVDLMEMAETTLALSRLPGQVYRGIVVTGGGGALGVGACDAAESFGLELPRLEQSLSDRILSVLPKPGSSALNPIDVGNPYVDPGTLKKALLMAAEDDRVDIQVLIQLLYHFEHFAKDIEGVSVKDVVPIQVLADAMKDVVEKTGKPVVVVLPNNVRDISKMGVEEMIRAVRNAFLERHIPVFDDLTGALRAIGHVSRYYETKQRRR